In Pseudomonas fakonensis, one DNA window encodes the following:
- the hpf gene encoding ribosome hibernation-promoting factor, HPF/YfiA family, with amino-acid sequence MQVNISGQHVEVTQPLRDYVLEKLARVEGHFDKITNATVIMKVEKLQQKVEATLQIPGGEVVANAEHTDMYAAIDALADKLDRQLKKHKEKQQSLLQGAAAR; translated from the coding sequence ATGCAAGTCAACATCAGTGGCCAGCATGTAGAAGTTACCCAACCACTGCGCGATTACGTGCTCGAGAAGCTCGCCCGCGTGGAAGGGCATTTCGACAAGATCACCAATGCAACGGTGATCATGAAAGTCGAAAAGCTGCAGCAGAAGGTTGAAGCAACACTCCAGATTCCCGGCGGCGAAGTGGTCGCCAACGCCGAACACACCGACATGTATGCCGCGATCGATGCCCTGGCTGACAAGCTCGACCGCCAACTGAAAAAACACAAGGAAAAACAGCAAAGCCTGCTGCAAGGCGCAGCCGCCCGCTGA
- the ptsN gene encoding PTS IIA-like nitrogen regulatory protein PtsN: protein MIRLETILTPGRSLVNVPGGSKKRALEKVANLIAEQVPELEMQDVFDKLIAREKLGSTGFGNGIAIPHCRLEGCTAPVSALLHLDAPIDYDAIDGAPVDLLFVLLVPEAATDAHLELLRQIASMLDRKEVRDRLRAADSSEALFQVVLDVQNEH, encoded by the coding sequence ATGATCCGACTTGAAACCATCCTGACCCCCGGCCGTTCCCTCGTGAACGTGCCGGGTGGCAGTAAAAAGCGCGCCCTGGAAAAGGTCGCCAACCTGATCGCCGAGCAAGTACCCGAGCTGGAGATGCAAGACGTCTTCGACAAGCTCATCGCTCGCGAAAAACTGGGCTCCACCGGCTTTGGCAATGGCATCGCCATCCCCCACTGCCGGCTCGAAGGCTGCACCGCACCGGTAAGTGCGCTGCTGCACCTGGACGCCCCCATCGATTACGACGCCATCGATGGCGCGCCGGTCGACCTGCTGTTCGTCCTGCTGGTCCCGGAAGCAGCCACCGATGCCCACCTTGAACTGCTGCGCCAGATCGCCAGCATGCTCGATCGCAAGGAGGTCCGCGATCGCCTGCGCGCCGCCGACAGCAGCGAGGCCCTGTTCCAGGTTGTCCTGGACGTACAGAACGAGCACTGA
- the rapZ gene encoding RNase adapter RapZ, producing the protein MRLIIVSGRSGSGKSTALDVLEDNGFYCIDNLPAGLLPQLAENALINTELLQPKVAVSIDARNLPSHLSRFPELLEEARARHIQCDVLYLDADEDTLLKRFSETRRRHPLTNQSRSLAEAIRVESELLGPIADLADLKIDTTSLNLYQLRDSIKLRLLNQPEPGTAFLIESFGFKRGMPVDADLVFDVRCLPNPYWKPELREHSGLEQPVIDYLAAQPDVEEMFNDISSYLLKWLPRFAASNRAYVTIAIGCTGGHHRSVYITERLGQLLQPALKNVQVRHRDL; encoded by the coding sequence ATGCGCCTGATCATCGTCAGCGGCCGCTCCGGCTCCGGCAAGAGCACCGCCCTGGACGTGTTGGAAGACAACGGTTTCTACTGCATCGACAACCTGCCCGCCGGGTTGTTGCCGCAGTTGGCAGAGAACGCGCTGATCAACACCGAGCTGCTGCAACCCAAGGTTGCGGTATCGATCGATGCGCGCAACCTGCCCAGCCACCTGTCACGCTTCCCCGAACTGCTGGAAGAAGCACGCGCCCGGCATATCCAGTGCGACGTGTTGTACCTGGACGCTGACGAAGACACCCTGCTCAAGCGCTTTTCCGAAACCCGCCGCCGCCACCCGCTGACCAACCAGAGCCGCTCGCTGGCCGAGGCCATCCGCGTCGAAAGCGAGCTGCTGGGCCCCATCGCCGACCTTGCCGACCTCAAGATCGACACCACCAGCCTCAACCTCTACCAGTTGCGCGACTCGATCAAGCTGCGCCTGCTGAACCAACCCGAACCCGGCACGGCGTTTCTGATCGAGTCGTTCGGCTTCAAACGTGGCATGCCGGTGGACGCCGACCTGGTGTTCGATGTGCGCTGCCTGCCCAACCCCTACTGGAAGCCGGAACTTCGCGAGCATTCGGGCCTCGAACAGCCGGTGATCGACTACCTGGCCGCCCAGCCCGACGTCGAAGAGATGTTCAACGATATTTCCAGCTACCTGCTCAAGTGGCTGCCGCGCTTTGCTGCCAGCAACCGCGCCTATGTCACCATCGCCATCGGCTGCACCGGCGGCCATCACCGCTCGGTGTACATCACCGAACGGCTCGGCCAGCTGCTCCAACCCGCCCTGAAAAACGTCCAGGTCCGCCACCGCGACCTCTAG
- a CDS encoding HPr family phosphocarrier protein, with protein MPAREITIINKLGLHARAAAKFVGVAGRFPCQVRVGRAPDKLVDGKSIMAVMMLAAGKGTPVHLFTEGEQDGEAMQALVELIENFFDEGE; from the coding sequence ATGCCCGCCCGCGAAATCACCATCATCAACAAGCTGGGCCTGCACGCCCGCGCGGCCGCCAAGTTCGTAGGCGTAGCCGGGCGCTTCCCCTGCCAGGTGCGGGTCGGCCGCGCACCGGACAAGCTGGTGGACGGCAAGAGCATCATGGCGGTGATGATGCTCGCTGCCGGCAAGGGCACCCCGGTGCACCTGTTCACCGAGGGTGAGCAGGATGGCGAGGCCATGCAGGCGTTGGTCGAGCTGATCGAGAATTTCTTCGACGAAGGCGAGTGA
- a CDS encoding ZIP family metal transporter, which yields MRSAVMSVSSVRLFRLALGTLLLLVGSALLVARGIAWLDLEPRMLRALEGGALCALGTALGAVPVLVIRNMPVALADTLLGFGAGVMLAATAFSLIIPGLDAAQSIGFSPWGAGGLISSGLLFGALCLFLIDLKVSGASPEALVGTAQQPVIAARIWLFVIAIVAHNIPEGMAIGVSAGGGMPDADSLAMGIALQDVPEGLVIALVLAGAGMPRFKAFLIGAASGLVEPLAAVLCAWLVNIAELLLPLGLACAAGAMLLVVTQEIIPESRSNGHHRLASLGLCVGFCLMMVMDTAMS from the coding sequence ATGCGCTCGGCCGTGATGTCTGTCAGCAGTGTGCGCCTGTTCCGCCTGGCGCTGGGGACCTTGCTGTTGCTGGTCGGCAGCGCCTTGCTGGTGGCCCGGGGTATCGCCTGGCTCGACCTCGAGCCGCGCATGCTGCGCGCCCTCGAGGGCGGCGCCTTGTGTGCCCTGGGCACGGCGTTGGGCGCGGTACCGGTGCTGGTGATACGCAACATGCCAGTGGCGCTGGCTGACACCCTGCTGGGCTTCGGCGCCGGGGTGATGCTGGCGGCCACCGCGTTTTCCCTGATCATCCCTGGGCTGGATGCGGCGCAGTCCATCGGTTTCAGCCCTTGGGGCGCCGGTGGGCTGATCAGCAGCGGTTTGCTGTTTGGCGCGCTGTGCCTGTTCCTGATCGACCTGAAGGTGTCCGGCGCATCGCCCGAGGCGTTGGTGGGTACCGCCCAGCAACCGGTGATCGCCGCGCGGATCTGGCTGTTCGTCATTGCCATCGTCGCTCACAACATCCCTGAAGGCATGGCCATCGGGGTGTCTGCCGGTGGCGGCATGCCCGACGCCGACAGCCTGGCCATGGGCATCGCCCTGCAGGACGTGCCCGAGGGCCTGGTGATTGCGCTGGTGCTGGCGGGGGCGGGCATGCCGCGCTTCAAGGCGTTCCTGATCGGCGCTGCCTCCGGCCTGGTGGAGCCGCTGGCGGCGGTGCTCTGCGCGTGGCTGGTGAACATCGCCGAGCTGCTGTTGCCGCTGGGCCTGGCCTGCGCGGCGGGGGCGATGTTGTTGGTGGTCACCCAGGAAATCATCCCCGAGTCACGCAGCAACGGGCATCACCGCCTGGCCAGCCTGGGGCTGTGCGTGGGGTTCTGCCTGATGATGGTGATGGATACGGCGATGTCGTAA
- a CDS encoding superoxide dismutase: MPHTLPALPYAYEALEPHIDTATMEIHHTKHHQTYVNGLNAAIEGTEWADWPVEKLVGAVKTLPENLRGAVTNHGGGHANHSLFWTIMSPKGGGQPQGEVAKAIDAQLGGFEAFKEAFTKAALTRFGSGWAWLSVTPQKTLVVESSGNQDSPLMHGNTPILGLDVWEHAYYLKYQNRRPEYIGAFYNVVDWAEVQRRYLEALK, from the coding sequence ATGCCCCATACCTTGCCTGCACTGCCCTACGCCTACGAGGCCCTGGAGCCGCACATCGATACCGCGACCATGGAGATTCACCACACCAAGCACCACCAGACCTACGTCAATGGCCTGAACGCGGCCATCGAGGGCACCGAATGGGCCGACTGGCCGGTGGAAAAACTGGTGGGGGCGGTGAAGACGCTGCCCGAGAACCTGCGTGGCGCGGTGACCAACCACGGCGGCGGCCACGCCAACCACAGCCTGTTCTGGACCATCATGTCGCCCAAGGGCGGCGGCCAGCCGCAGGGTGAGGTGGCCAAGGCCATCGACGCGCAACTGGGTGGTTTCGAGGCGTTCAAGGAGGCCTTCACCAAGGCCGCACTGACCCGCTTCGGCAGCGGCTGGGCCTGGCTCAGCGTCACCCCGCAGAAAACCCTGGTGGTCGAAAGCAGCGGCAACCAGGACAGCCCGCTGATGCACGGCAACACGCCGATCCTCGGCCTGGACGTGTGGGAGCACGCCTACTACCTCAAGTACCAGAACCGTCGCCCGGAATACATTGGCGCCTTCTACAACGTGGTTGACTGGGCCGAAGTGCAACGTCGCTACCTTGAAGCTTTGAAGTGA
- a CDS encoding DUF2753 domain-containing protein, which produces MQHFRRTTQNANRLFEQGELVDAREHYLQALALAQVLFERWHDVDEAVAALVIAHHNLADLHLRLNQPHESADYLCAAHERLLQAAGEARLAQALRDAALRHSSRTYTELLNFIAEYGQYPRTARLLNRQAPAASELVAQTDNNDRTPAYGIH; this is translated from the coding sequence ATGCAGCACTTCAGACGCACCACGCAAAACGCCAACCGCCTGTTCGAGCAGGGCGAGCTGGTCGATGCCCGGGAACACTACCTGCAAGCGCTGGCCCTGGCCCAGGTGCTGTTCGAGCGCTGGCATGACGTTGACGAAGCGGTGGCCGCACTGGTCATCGCTCACCACAACCTGGCCGACCTGCACCTGCGCCTGAACCAGCCCCACGAAAGCGCCGACTACCTGTGCGCGGCGCATGAGCGCCTGCTGCAGGCAGCCGGCGAGGCGCGGCTGGCCCAGGCGTTGCGCGATGCCGCGCTGCGGCACAGCTCGCGCACCTATACCGAACTGCTGAATTTCATCGCTGAGTACGGCCAGTACCCGCGCACCGCGCGCCTGCTCAACCGCCAGGCGCCCGCTGCCAGTGAACTGGTCGCTCAGACGGACAACAACGACCGCACCCCAGCCTACGGAATCCACTGA
- a CDS encoding class II fumarate hydratase gives MSDTRIERDSMGELQVPAQALYGAQTQRAVDNFPVSGKPMPAQFIRALLLAKAAAAKANVELSQLSAGQGGAIVKAVEQLLAEDFIQHFPVDVFQTGSGTSSNMNANEVIATLASRVLGEPVNANDHVNCGQSSNDIIPTTIHVSAALALHEQLLPALRHLTQVIDAKAVEVHKHVKTGRTHLMDAMPVRMSQVLGGWSAQIKGAQAHIEATLPALQALAQGGTAVGTGINAHPQFAAGFARQLSGLTQVEFTQGENLFALIGSQDTAVALSGQLKTAAVALMKIANDLRWMNSGPLAGLGEIELQGLQPGSSIMPGKVNPVIPEATAMVAAQVIGNDATIAVAGQSGNFELNVMLPVIARNLLESIELMANVSRLLADKAIATFKVNEGKLKEALSRNPILVTALNPIIGYLKAAEIAKTAYKQGRPIIDVALEHTDLSRDQLEALLDPEKLTAGGI, from the coding sequence ATGAGTGATACCCGTATCGAGCGTGACAGCATGGGCGAACTGCAGGTGCCGGCCCAGGCCCTGTACGGTGCCCAGACCCAGCGCGCGGTCGACAACTTCCCGGTCAGCGGCAAGCCGATGCCGGCCCAGTTCATTCGCGCACTGCTGCTGGCCAAGGCCGCGGCGGCCAAGGCCAACGTCGAGCTTTCGCAATTGAGCGCAGGGCAGGGCGGGGCGATCGTCAAGGCGGTGGAGCAGCTGCTGGCCGAAGACTTCATCCAGCACTTCCCGGTGGATGTGTTCCAGACCGGCTCCGGTACCAGTTCGAACATGAACGCCAACGAGGTGATCGCCACCCTGGCCAGCCGCGTGCTGGGTGAGCCGGTCAATGCCAACGACCACGTCAACTGTGGCCAGAGCAGCAACGACATCATCCCCACCACCATCCACGTCAGCGCTGCCCTGGCCTTGCACGAGCAACTGCTGCCGGCCCTGCGCCACCTCACCCAGGTGATCGATGCCAAGGCGGTCGAGGTGCACAAGCACGTCAAGACCGGCCGAACCCACCTGATGGACGCCATGCCGGTGCGCATGAGCCAGGTGCTCGGTGGCTGGTCGGCCCAGATCAAGGGCGCCCAGGCGCACATCGAAGCCACCCTGCCGGCGCTGCAAGCCCTGGCCCAGGGCGGCACTGCGGTGGGTACCGGCATCAACGCCCACCCGCAGTTCGCGGCCGGCTTTGCCCGCCAGCTCAGCGGCCTGACCCAGGTCGAGTTCACTCAAGGTGAGAACCTGTTCGCCCTGATCGGCTCCCAGGACACCGCCGTGGCGCTGTCTGGTCAGCTCAAGACCGCAGCCGTGGCGCTGATGAAAATCGCCAACGACCTGCGCTGGATGAACTCCGGCCCCCTGGCAGGCCTGGGCGAGATCGAGCTGCAGGGCCTGCAGCCAGGCTCCTCGATCATGCCAGGCAAGGTCAACCCGGTGATCCCGGAAGCCACTGCCATGGTGGCTGCGCAAGTGATCGGCAACGACGCCACCATCGCCGTGGCCGGCCAGTCGGGCAACTTCGAGCTGAACGTGATGCTGCCGGTCATCGCCCGCAACCTGCTGGAGAGCATCGAGCTGATGGCCAACGTCAGCCGCCTGCTGGCCGACAAGGCCATCGCCACGTTCAAGGTCAACGAGGGCAAGCTCAAGGAAGCGCTGTCGCGCAACCCGATCCTGGTCACCGCGCTGAACCCGATCATCGGCTACCTGAAGGCCGCCGAAATCGCCAAGACCGCCTACAAGCAGGGCCGGCCGATCATCGACGTGGCGCTGGAGCACACCGACCTGTCCCGCGACCAGCTCGAAGCCCTGCTCGACCCGGAAAAACTCACCGCCGGCGGCATCTGA
- a CDS encoding FagA protein: MTFMKSVLHELPYLENWRWLSRRIRCALEPDEPRLIEHYLAEGRYLVCCTETSPWTVALTSFRLLLDTACDRMLPWHWRCLCLDQAWRPLLDLRNLDRREQNLRWQPYAMQLANCVLLPSISPDELMQGFEDE, translated from the coding sequence ATGACGTTCATGAAATCCGTCCTCCACGAACTGCCCTACCTGGAAAACTGGCGCTGGCTCAGCCGGCGCATCCGTTGCGCCCTAGAACCTGACGAGCCGCGCCTGATCGAGCACTACCTGGCCGAAGGCCGCTACCTGGTGTGCTGCACCGAAACCTCGCCATGGACGGTGGCCCTGACCTCATTCCGCCTGCTGCTGGATACCGCCTGCGACCGCATGTTGCCCTGGCACTGGCGCTGCCTGTGCCTGGACCAGGCCTGGCGCCCGCTGCTCGACCTGCGCAACCTCGACCGCCGTGAACAGAACCTGCGCTGGCAACCCTATGCCATGCAGCTCGCCAACTGCGTGCTGCTGCCGTCGATTTCTCCCGATGAACTGATGCAAGGATTCGAAGATGAGTGA
- the pmbA gene encoding metalloprotease PmbA, whose amino-acid sequence MSAVQSVGPKDLPVLQEQVEAIVAEARRQGASACEVAVSLEQGLSTTVRQREVETVEFNRDQGFGITLYVGQRKGSASTSASGPEAIRETVAAALAIAKHTSEDECSGLADAALMAREFPDLDLYHDWDIEPEKAIEMALACEAAAFDADKRILNADGTSLNTHQGVRVYGNSHGFIGGYASTRHSLSCVMIAEGDGQMQRDYWYDVNRQGELLADPRSIGQRAAQRAASRLGARPVPTCEVPVLFSAELAGGLFGSFLGAISGGNLYRKSSFLEGSLGQRLFPSWLTLDERPHIPRALGSAAFDGDGLATYAKPFVDKGELVSYILGTYSGRKLKLPSTANAGGVHNLFVTHGVEDQAALIRRMGRGLLVTELMGHGLNMVTGDYSRGAAGFWVENGEIQHAVQEVTIAGNMKDMFQQIVAIGSDIETRSNIHSGSVLIERMTVAGS is encoded by the coding sequence ATGAGTGCAGTCCAGAGCGTAGGCCCCAAGGACCTGCCGGTGTTGCAGGAGCAGGTCGAAGCGATCGTCGCCGAGGCGCGCCGCCAGGGGGCCAGTGCCTGCGAAGTGGCGGTGTCGCTGGAGCAGGGCCTGTCCACCACGGTGCGCCAGCGCGAAGTCGAGACCGTCGAGTTCAACCGCGACCAGGGTTTTGGCATCACCCTCTACGTTGGCCAGCGCAAGGGCTCGGCCAGCACCTCGGCCAGCGGCCCTGAGGCCATCCGCGAAACCGTCGCGGCGGCGCTGGCCATTGCCAAGCACACCTCCGAAGACGAGTGCTCGGGCCTGGCCGACGCGGCGCTGATGGCCCGCGAATTCCCCGACCTGGACCTGTACCACGACTGGGACATCGAGCCGGAGAAGGCCATCGAAATGGCGCTGGCCTGCGAGGCGGCGGCGTTCGACGCCGACAAGCGCATCCTCAATGCCGATGGCACTAGCCTCAACACCCACCAGGGCGTGCGGGTATATGGTAACAGCCACGGTTTCATCGGCGGCTACGCCTCCACCCGCCACAGCCTGAGTTGCGTGATGATCGCCGAGGGCGACGGGCAGATGCAGCGCGACTACTGGTATGACGTCAACCGCCAGGGCGAGCTGCTGGCCGACCCGCGCAGCATCGGCCAGCGCGCCGCGCAACGTGCTGCCAGCCGCCTGGGCGCCCGCCCGGTGCCAACCTGCGAGGTGCCGGTGCTGTTCAGCGCCGAGTTGGCCGGTGGTTTGTTCGGCAGCTTCCTGGGGGCGATCTCCGGCGGCAACCTGTACCGCAAGTCGTCGTTCCTTGAAGGCAGCCTCGGCCAGCGCCTGTTCCCCAGCTGGTTGACCCTCGACGAGCGCCCGCACATCCCGCGCGCGCTGGGCAGCGCGGCGTTCGACGGCGATGGCCTGGCCACCTACGCCAAGCCGTTCGTCGACAAGGGTGAGCTGGTGTCGTACATCCTCGGCACCTATTCCGGGCGCAAACTGAAGCTGCCGAGCACGGCCAACGCCGGTGGTGTGCACAACCTGTTCGTCACCCATGGCGTGGAAGACCAGGCGGCGCTGATCCGGCGCATGGGCCGCGGCCTGCTGGTGACCGAGCTGATGGGCCACGGGCTGAACATGGTGACCGGCGATTATTCGCGCGGTGCGGCGGGCTTCTGGGTCGAGAATGGTGAAATCCAGCACGCGGTGCAGGAAGTGACCATTGCCGGCAATATGAAGGACATGTTCCAGCAGATCGTCGCCATTGGCAGCGATATCGAGACGCGCAGCAATATCCACAGTGGCTCGGTGCTGATCGAGCGCATGACGGTTGCGGGTAGCTGA
- the yjgA gene encoding ribosome biogenesis factor YjgA — MVDSYDDAFDGEKSKTQIKRELHALVELGERLTTLKAETLARLPLTDELRKALEEASKHTAHGARKRHMSFVGKLMRVQDLDGIHAVLEQVDSSTRQYNERFHGLERWRDRLIDGNDEDLERFVNEYPDTDRQHLRSLIRHAQHEKARNKPPAAARKVFKYIRDLDETQRGLR, encoded by the coding sequence ATGGTTGATTCTTACGACGACGCCTTCGATGGCGAAAAAAGCAAAACCCAGATCAAGCGCGAGCTGCATGCGCTGGTCGAACTCGGCGAACGCCTGACCACGCTCAAGGCCGAAACCCTGGCTCGCCTGCCGCTCACCGACGAGCTGCGCAAGGCGCTGGAAGAAGCCAGCAAGCACACGGCCCATGGCGCCCGCAAACGCCACATGTCGTTTGTCGGCAAGCTGATGCGCGTGCAAGACCTGGACGGCATTCATGCCGTGCTCGAGCAGGTCGACAGCTCGACCCGCCAGTACAACGAACGCTTCCACGGCTTGGAGCGCTGGCGCGACCGCTTGATCGACGGTAACGACGAGGACCTCGAACGCTTCGTCAACGAGTACCCCGACACCGACCGCCAGCACCTGCGCTCGCTGATCCGTCATGCCCAGCACGAAAAGGCGCGCAACAAACCGCCTGCCGCCGCGCGCAAGGTGTTCAAGTACATCCGCGACCTCGACGAAACCCAGCGCGGGTTGCGTTAA
- the tldD gene encoding metalloprotease TldD, translated as MSQMLTTVSEQLLAPGGLGLESLQAVLGELAGPGIDAADLYFQGQVSETWALEDGIVKEGSFNLDQGVGVRAQSGEKTGFAYSNAINLEALTSAARAARSISRAGQNGKVQAFRSQEVTALYGQDNPLDVLTRAEKVELLKRVDAATRALDPRIQQVSVSMAGVWERILVAAADGSLAADVRPLVRFNVSVIVEQNGRRERGGQGGGGRTDYRYFTEERVMGYAREALRQALVNLEAIPAPAGTLPVVLGSGWSGVLLHEAVGHGLEGDFNRKGSSAFSGRIGEQVASKLCTIVDDGTLEGRRGSLSVDDEGTPTECTTLIENGILKGYMQDKLNARLMGMAVTGNGRRESYAHLPMPRMTNTYMRAGDSDPQEIIASVKKGIYCANLGGGQVDITSGKFVFSTSEAYLIEDGKITAPVKGATLIGNGPEAMSRVSMVGNDLALDSGVGTCGKDGQSVPVGVGQPTLKLDAITVGGTGA; from the coding sequence ATGAGCCAGATGTTAACCACCGTCAGCGAGCAGCTTCTGGCCCCCGGCGGCCTGGGGCTGGAAAGCCTGCAGGCTGTGCTGGGCGAGCTGGCCGGCCCCGGTATCGACGCTGCCGACCTGTACTTCCAGGGCCAGGTTTCGGAAACCTGGGCGCTGGAGGACGGCATCGTCAAGGAAGGCAGTTTCAACCTCGACCAGGGCGTGGGCGTGCGTGCCCAGTCCGGTGAGAAGACCGGCTTCGCCTACAGCAACGCGATCAACCTCGAGGCCCTGACCTCGGCGGCGCGCGCTGCCCGTTCGATCTCCCGTGCCGGGCAGAACGGCAAGGTGCAGGCCTTCCGCAGCCAGGAAGTGACCGCGCTGTATGGCCAGGACAACCCGCTGGACGTGCTGACCCGCGCCGAAAAAGTCGAGCTGCTCAAGCGCGTCGACGCCGCCACCCGTGCCCTCGACCCGCGCATTCAGCAGGTCAGCGTGAGCATGGCCGGGGTTTGGGAGCGCATTCTGGTGGCGGCCGCCGACGGCAGCCTGGCCGCCGATGTGCGTCCGCTGGTGCGTTTCAACGTGAGTGTGATCGTCGAGCAGAACGGCCGCCGCGAGCGCGGTGGGCAGGGTGGGGGCGGGCGTACCGACTACCGCTATTTCACCGAAGAGCGGGTGATGGGCTATGCCCGCGAGGCGCTGCGCCAGGCACTGGTCAACCTCGAAGCGATTCCGGCGCCGGCCGGCACGCTGCCGGTGGTGCTCGGTTCGGGTTGGTCCGGGGTGCTGCTGCACGAGGCGGTCGGCCATGGCCTTGAAGGCGACTTCAACCGCAAGGGCAGCTCGGCCTTCAGCGGCCGCATCGGCGAGCAGGTGGCCTCGAAGTTGTGCACCATCGTCGATGACGGCACCCTCGAAGGCCGCCGCGGTTCGCTCAGCGTCGATGACGAGGGCACGCCCACCGAGTGCACCACGTTGATCGAGAACGGCATTCTCAAGGGCTACATGCAGGACAAGCTCAACGCGCGGCTGATGGGCATGGCCGTGACCGGCAACGGTCGGCGTGAATCCTACGCGCACCTGCCGATGCCGCGTATGACCAACACCTACATGCGCGCCGGCGACAGCGACCCGCAAGAGATCATCGCCTCGGTGAAGAAGGGCATCTACTGCGCGAATCTGGGCGGCGGCCAGGTGGACATCACCAGCGGCAAGTTCGTGTTCTCCACCAGTGAGGCCTACCTGATCGAGGACGGCAAGATCACCGCGCCAGTCAAGGGCGCCACGCTGATCGGCAATGGGCCGGAGGCGATGAGCCGGGTGTCGATGGTCGGCAACGACCTGGCGCTGGACAGCGGTGTGGGCACCTGCGGCAAGGATGGGCAGTCGGTACCGGTGGGGGTTGGCCAGCCGACCTTGAAGCTGGATGCCATTACCGTCGGCGGTACCGGCGCTTGA
- a CDS encoding carbon-nitrogen hydrolase family protein: protein MKAAVIQMVSQDDVLANLQRAGALLEQAAAGGARLAVLPENFAAMGRRDAAAIGRAEALGEGPILPWLKRTARDLKLWIVAGTLPLPPVGQPDAKAHACSLLIDEHGEIAARYDKLHLFDVDVADNRGRYRESDDYAHGGQVVVADTPVGRVGLTVCYDLRFPELYSALRAAGAELITAPAAFTAVTGAAHWEVLIRARAIETQCYLLAAAQGGLHPGPRETHGQAAIIDPWGRIVAQQARGEAVLLATRDPEEQASIRARMPVLSHRRFFSQDALRPAQTSE from the coding sequence ATGAAGGCAGCAGTGATCCAGATGGTCAGCCAGGACGATGTGCTGGCCAACCTGCAACGCGCAGGCGCCCTGCTTGAGCAGGCTGCCGCGGGCGGTGCGCGGCTGGCGGTGCTGCCGGAGAACTTCGCCGCCATGGGCCGGCGTGATGCCGCTGCCATTGGCCGCGCCGAGGCGCTGGGCGAAGGGCCGATCCTGCCGTGGTTGAAACGCACTGCCCGCGACCTCAAGTTATGGATAGTGGCCGGCACCTTGCCGTTGCCGCCGGTCGGCCAGCCCGATGCCAAGGCCCATGCCTGCTCGCTGCTGATCGACGAGCACGGCGAAATCGCCGCCCGTTACGACAAGCTGCACCTGTTCGATGTGGACGTGGCCGACAACCGTGGCCGCTACCGTGAATCGGACGACTACGCCCATGGCGGCCAGGTGGTGGTGGCCGACACCCCGGTCGGGCGCGTGGGCCTGACGGTGTGCTACGACCTGCGCTTCCCCGAGCTGTACAGCGCCTTGCGCGCCGCCGGGGCCGAGCTGATCACGGCACCTGCGGCGTTCACCGCAGTGACCGGGGCCGCGCACTGGGAAGTGCTGATTCGTGCGCGGGCCATCGAGACACAATGTTACCTGCTGGCGGCCGCCCAGGGCGGCCTGCACCCAGGCCCACGGGAAACCCACGGGCAGGCAGCGATCATCGACCCATGGGGGCGGATCGTTGCACAACAGGCGCGCGGCGAGGCGGTACTGCTGGCCACCCGCGACCCTGAAGAACAGGCGTCCATCCGGGCGCGCATGCCGGTGCTGAGCCACCGGCGCTTTTTCTCGCAGGACGCCTTGCGGCCTGCTCAGACCTCGGAGTGA